From the Geoalkalibacter sp. genome, the window CCTGGCGCGCGCGGGTCAGGCTCTGGCCCTGGGCGTCCCAGATCTCGCCGTAGATCAGGTGCTGGGTGCGCGGCACGAAATAGATGATGCGGTCGCCGCTCAACACCTCGAACATGCCCTCGATGGGCGTGGGGTGAATGGAATCGAATTCGAGCTTGGGAAAGGTCATTTTCAGCGCCGAAGCGGCGGCGGCGACTCCCTCCTCGCCCCGCTTGGACGCCGACGCCGGACCCGGCATCAGCGTTGCGGCCAGCAGCAGAATGAACAGCGCAATCAGGCTTTTTTTCATGGAAGGCTCTCCTCGAGCGAACGGTCTGGGGTGGCCTTGGCCACCGGTTTCAGGACGCACAAGTGGCCATCATACCAGCTTTTCCATGTTTCGCCAAGGATCTGGATCCCTGCGCGGGCATCAAGGCTTTGCGCGGTCTGTTTCGCCGTCCCACAATCTCTCGCCGCACGAAGAAGGGGAGATAAATTTTACAGCAAACCCCGATCGGCAAAGGACACATAGCGCCCGCTGCCGACCACGATGTGGTCGAGGACGCGCACGCCGACCAGTTCGCCGACGTCCTTGAGGCGGCGGGTGATCTCGATGTCTTCGCGGCTGGGGGTGGGGTCACCCGAGGGGTGGTTGTGGACGAAGAGCACCGCCGAGGCCGATTCGCGGATGACCGGCGCGAACACCTCGCGCGGATGGACGATGCTGGCGGTGAGGCTGCCCTCGGAGATGGGGACCTCGCGGATCACGCGGTTCTTGCTGTCAAGCAGCAGGGTGTAGAAGACCTCGCGCTTGTGGTCGCGCAGGCGCTCGTGGAAGGAACGAAACACCTCCTCGGAGCTGGTGAAGCGATCGCCGGGGCGCAGCCGGTCATCGGCGAAGCGCCGCGCGATCTGGAACACCGCCTGCAATTCGGCCGCCTTGGCCGGGCCGATGCCCTTGATGTCGCGAAGCTCGGCGATGCTCGCCGCGGCCAGTCGACGCAGGCCGCCGAAGCGCGCGAGCAGCAGGCGGGCATGATCCAGGGCGCTGGTGCGCGTGGCGGCATCGCCGGTGCGCAGCACCAGGGCGAGCAGTTCCGCGTCGCTCAGCGCCTCGGGGCCGCGATCGAGCAGTTTTTCCCGCGGCCGCTCGGCCTGCGGCCAGTCCTTGATGCGCCGGCTGGTGTCGGACATCTCTCCCCCCCTCGATGATGTGAATGCATGGAATAAAAGCAAAGACCGGCGGGTGAGCGCCGGTCTGTTGTCTGAGCCTGGATGAAGCGGATCGCGATTTTACTCGCGCACGAAGGTGTCGATGTCGGTTTCGTGCACCATGCCCATGAGGTGGGCGTATTCCGACTCGATCACGGCAAAGTGGTCGCGGGTTTCCTTGGCCATGCGCTCGAACACGGCGCGTACCGCCGGATCGACGATGTTCGCGGCGGTCTGCTCGAGATTCCTGGCGAGATCTTCCTCTTCCTTGAGGGCGATTTCCATGGCGCGGCGCTCATGCACGTTTTCGTCGAGGGCCTTCTGCAGGGTGTGGAGCATGGCCGATTCCATGCGGGGGGGAGTCTGGATGAACTGCTCGAAGGTGCCGAGATCGCCGCCGGTGTAGATCTTGAAGAAGTGGCTGCAATGCTCGCGCTCTTCCTGGGCCAGTTGCTGAAACACCTTGCGGCCCCGCTCGTGCTTGGTGATCGAGGCGGCGCGGTTGTAGAAATCCATGACGTCTTTTTCGGTCTGCACGGCGAGTTTGACGGCTTCCTGCAAATTAAATTCCTGCGGCATCTTTGGTGCCCTCCTCCAAGGGAAATTTTACGGTGTCCATGAGGTCGGCACCGTATACAGGTGAAAAAGGTAAACGATCGTGGTCGCACTGTCAATCGCGGCGCGGCGATTCTCCGGCGTTCCTTCTTTACAGCGCGCCGGGGCTTGCTAATCTATCGGGATACACCAACCCTTGGTCTACGGGAGGCCGCGCCATGACCTACGGAGAAGGACGGATCTACAAGAAAATCGAAGTGATCGGCATTTCCCCCAAGAGCATCGAGGAGGCGATACAGGCCGCGGTGAGCCGCGCCAGCCAATCCCTGGAGCGTATTTCCTGGTTCGAGGTGCAGGAGGTGCGCGGCCATGTGGGGCCCGAAGGCAAGGTCACCGAGTATCAGGTCGTCCTCAAGGTCTCCTTCGAACTCAAGTAGGGGCGCACCGCCGTGCGCCCTGCATTTCCGCCGTCTCGCCCCTAGGGCTTGCCTTCGCCGAGCAGCGCGCGGATTACCTCGCCGGCCATGGTCAGGCCGAAGATCGGCGGAATGTAGGAGGAACTGCCGAGAATCACGCGGCGGTCGGTGCAACTCCAGCGCTGGTCGGCGCGATTGGGGCAGATGCAGTCCTCGGCGCACACGGCCGTTTCCGCGCTCAGGGGTCGGTATTCCTCGGTGGAATAGACGACTCGCACGCCGCGACTGATGCCGCGCTTGCGCAGGTTCTTGCGCAGGATGCGCGCCAGGCGGCACTTCTGCGTGTGAAACAGATCGCCCACCTTGATATGGGTCGGGTCGAGCTTGTTGGCCGCGCCCATGGAGGCGATGATGGGCAGGCCGCGCTCATGGCAGCTCTGAATCAGGTGCAGCTTGGCGGTGATGTGGTCGATGCAGTCGAGCACGTAATCGTAGCCGCGCCCCAGCAGATCGTCGCTGCCCGCGGCATCGTAGAAAGCCTGGAGGGGCTCGACGGCGACGCGCGGATTGATGGCGCGGCAGCGCTCTGCCATGACCTGCACCTTGGGGCGGCCGATGGTCCCGTCAAGGGCATGGATCTGGCGATTGACGTTGGTCAGGCAGATCTCGTCGAAGTCGACGAGGGTCAGCCGCCCGATGCCGGCGCGCGCTAGGGCCTCGGCGGCATAACCGCCCACCCCCCCGATGCCGAAGACGGCCACCGAGGCGGCGGCCAGGCGCGCCAGCCCCTCTTTGCCGACGAGCAGTTCCATGCGTGAAAAACGGTGCGAATCGAGTTTGTTGTCCATGGTTAAAGGCTGTCCTTGGTTATTTGTCCTTTGTCATTTGTTTCGGGTCTCGCCGCTCGCGTTCCCGCTAATTTCAGCACCCGGCAGGCATTTTCCGTGGTGATGCGGGCGGTTTCTTCCAGGCTCCAGTTGCGGATGCGGGCGACTTCGGCGGCGATCAGGGCGAGCCAAGCCGGGCGGTTGTCCTGGCCCCGGTGAGGGTGGGATGCCAGATCCGGGGCATCGGTTTCGAGCACGATCCATTCGGCGGGCAGGGCCTTGAGCACTTCGGGGGCGCGGCGCGCGTTGGGATAGGTGAGGGTGCCGCCGAAGCCGATGGCGAAGCCCAGGTCGATGGCCTGGCGCGCCGTTTCGAGGCTGCCGGAAAAGGCATGCAGAATCCCGCCCCGCTCCCCGGCTCGTTCCTCGCGCAGGATCTCCAGCAGCCGCCCATGCGCCCCGCGGCAGTGAATCAGCACCGGCAGACCGGCCTCGCGCGCCAGGCGCAATTGGCCGCGCAGAGCGTTCTCCTGAATGGACGGGGGCGGCTCGTCGAGCAAGGTGTCGAGGCCGATTTCGCCCAGCGCCACGACCTTGGGATGTTCGAGCAGAGCGGCGAGATCCTTCGCCGTCGTTTCATTCCAGCGGTCGGCGGCCAGGGGATGGATGCCGGGCGCGGCCCAGGCCTCGGGGGCCCTGTCCACGGTTTCCAGCAGCCGCGGCCAGTCCGCGGGGGCCACGCCGGGCACGACGAAGCCGCCGACCTTGGCCGCGCACGCCAAGGCGAGTTCTTCGTCGAGGCGCTCCACCAAGGGCGAGCAATCAAGATGCACATGGGTATCGAAGAGTTGCGCCGCGCCGTTCATGAGGCTTATCCTAGCACGTTCGTCGGGATTGCGAAACGCAGTGAAAACACACTTGCTTCTTGCGCTGCACGGCGGGATATGCTAGAAAAAATCTGATAATTAAATCAGACTAACAACTTTCCGTTCAGGTTTGCCGATGATGACCACTTCGTCCGTGCAGGATCTAAGTTATATCCGCAAGGTTTTTCTTTTCACGCACCTGACCGGTCTGGGCGCCGGCGTCATTTTCCCCTTCCTGGTGCGCCCGCTGCTGGGCCCGGAGGTTTTTTCCGCGGCCTTCTGGCTGATCTGCCTGGCCATGGGCTACGCCGTCGGCGCGATGAGTTTCTTCTACGTGCGCGCGACCCTCAAAAAACAGCTGCGCCTGCAATTGCAGCTTCTTCAGGGGCTCTCGGGCAAGATGGAGGTTTCCGAGGAGAGCGTCGAGGGCTTGATGCGCGCCATGGAATCGGCCGTCGGCCGGGTTCAGCAATTGGTGGGCGGCACCTACGACGCCATCCATGAGCTGCTGCCGCGCTTGCGCTCCTTCGCCGAGTCGGGTCGCTACCTTGCCGATCGCGCCCGCGAAGGGCTGGCCGCGGCGCTCAACACGAGCAAGGATGTGGCCGCCATGGAGGAAAAGCAGCGCGAGGTGATGGAGCAACTCGAAAACCTCACCCACCGCTCCCAGGAGGAAGCCTCTATTTCCCGGGAGTTGTCGGCGTCCCTTGAAGAGATGGCCGGCGCCATGAGCCGCACCCGCGCCAAGTTCCAGGAAACCTCGCGCATCGCCGAGCAGATGACCGCCAGCGTCGACAAGGTGCGCCGCCAGGCCGATGAAGTCATCCGGGCGGTGGAAGGCACCACCCGCGATCTCGACACCATCGGCGATTCCCTGGAGAAGATCCGCTGGGGCGCCTCTTCCAGCGCCGAGGCCTCGGAGCGGGTCAAGCGCGATGCCGCCAGCGGGCTGGAGGTGGTGAAGAACTCCATCGAGGAGATGGAGCGCATCGAGGAGGAAAGCCGGCGCGCCACCGAGGCGATGAAGCGGCTGTCCGCCCAGACCGGCGAGGTGGCCAAGATCATCGAGGTCATCAAGGAACTGGTCAGCGACACCGAACTGCTGGCCTTCAACGCCGCCATCATCGCCGCCAAGGCCGGCGAGGAAGGCAAGGGCTTTTCCGTGGTGGCCGAGGAGATCCGCGATCTCGCCGATCGCACGACGACCAGCGCCCAGGACATCCATCTCATCGTCAAGAAAATCTCGGGCGACACCCGCGAGGTGACCGGCGCCGTCGAGGCCACGGCCAAGCGCATCGCCACGGGCAAAAAACTCTCGCTCTCCACCGGCGAGGCGCTGCGCAAGATCGTCGAAAGCGCCGTGGAAGCCGCCAATGCCTCCGAGCAGATCGCGCGCCTCACCGGCGAGCAGAATGCCCGCGCCCAGTCCCTGCTTGAGCAGGCCGGCGGCAGCCTGAGCGCGGTCAAGTCCATCACCCGCGCCATGCAGGAGCAGCAGCACGACCTGACCCGCATCCAGCAGGGCGTGGCGGAGATGCGCGGCGGCTCCGACCAGATGGTGCGCGGCATGGAAGAGCAGGTGCGCGCCAACCATGAATTCGACCGCAGCCTCAACGAGCGCGAGGGGCAGATGCGCGCGGTGGCCGAAGCGACGCGCTTTCAGATGGAAGCCTCGCAGCGCGTGTCCAGCCATTTCGCCAAATCCGAAAAGCGCCTGCGCAGCAACGCTGAAAAGGCCGAGGACATCATCCGCGGCATCGGCGACATGGAGCGGCTCACCGACGAGTTGCGGCGACTGGCCGAACAGTTCAGGCGCGCCTGATCAGTCGCGCACGCCGAGCCGACGCAGCAGGGTCATCATCGGGCACCAGTCGGTCAAGGCGCTCTGGGCCAGATTGAGGCCGACAAAGGCGGTCAACCACAGCCAATGGATGGAGTGGGATACCGCCAGCAGGACGCTGAGCAGGACAAAAACACCGGCGATCAGGCGCAACCAGCGATTGACGGTCATGGACACCTCCCGCGAAACATTCCCCACACACTATAGCGCCCCTCTGTCCAACGGCAACGCCCGGCCCCCCGGGAATCGCCGTCAGAATTGCCTTGACCCCACCTGCGTTCGGCATTATGTTTTCCCCTTGAAATTGCGGTGATTCCGGCTTTTTCTCCCCTCGTCCGCCCGCCGGCAAAGGAGCTGATCATGCTGAAAAACGCGGTGCTCATCGGTCTGTCCCTGCTCGTCTCCCTCGCGACGCTTGTTCCCTTGGCCTCGGCCCAGGACGATCCCCTGGCCGCCTGGCGTCCCGCCTTCGACCCGAGCGGCGCCCAGTACACCTACATTCTCTCCAATATCGATCACCCGGCCATCGCCGGCATCGGCGTCGGCTATCGCATCCGCGACAAGGTGTGGGAGCGCTCCGAGGGGCGCCTCTACGTCGATTTCCGCCCCTTGGCGCAATTGGGCGGCGAGCGCGACGTGCTGCAGAAGCTGCGGCTCGGCGCGATTCACGGCATGATGTGCTCCTCGGTGGCCGCGGCCAACCTCTCACCGCGTCTGGGCATCGTCAATCTGCCCTTCGTCATCGAGACTTTTGAAAAACTCGAAAAGTTCCGCAACACGCCGGAACTGTTCGACGAGTTCGCCGCCGCCGCCCATGCCCAGGGCGTGACCGTGGTCGATTTCACCAGCTACGGCCCCTACGGCTGGGCCACCACCACGCCGGTGGCGAGCCTCGCCGATGCCGGCAAGGTCAACTTCCGCATCGCCGAGGCGCCCGTCAACACCGATCTGTATCGCGCCTGGGGCTTCAAGTTCACGGTCATGCCCTGGCCCGACGTGCACCAGGCCCTGCAGACCGGCGTCATCAACGGCCTCGATCACACTCTCATCGTGTGCAGCATCACCCGCAAGTTCGACGTGGCGCGTTATTTCACGCCCCTCAATTATGCCCAGGGCCTCTATATCCACATGATCAATCGCCGCTGGCTCGAGCAACTGCCCGAGGATCTGCGAAAGATCCTGGTGGAGACCATTCAGGAGGAGAGCGCCGAGGCGCGACGTCTCGGCCGTATCCAGATCGAGGAAGAGACCGCCCGCGCCCGCGAGGCCGGGGTGACCTTCGTGGAATTTCCCGCCGCCGAGCGTGAGCGGCTCAAGGAGATGGCCGCGCCGGTCTATGAAAAATGGTCCGAGCGCATCGGCAGCGATTATTTCGAAAAGGTCCGCGCTCGGTTGGGGGATTGAGGGGCGAGAAAACCCTTTTTTTAAAACGCGGTTTGTTTTATTCTGGAGCGCACGTCTGGCAGCAAACATGTGACCCCGGAAAGGAGTTCGACAGTGAAGAAGCTTTCAGCAGCGGTTTTGGCGGTGGTGATGCTGGCCCTGGCGCCGGCGCTCGCCCAGGCGCAGGACGATCCCCTGGCGGCCTGGCGACCGGCCTTTGATCCCTCGGGGGCCAAATACACCTACATCCTCTCCAATGTGTCGCATCCGGGCATCGAGGGCATCGGCGTCGGCTACCGCATCCGCGACAAGGTGTGGGAGCGCTCCAACGGCCAGCTCTACGTCGATTTCCGCCCCCTGGCGCAGCTCGGCGGCGAGCGCGACGTGCTGCAGAAGCTGCGGCTGGGCGCGGTGCAGGGCATGCTCTGCTCCTCGGTGGCGGCCGCGAACCTCGCCGACCAGCTGGGCGTGGTCAATCTGCCCTACGTGGTCGATACCTTCGACAAGCTCGACAAATTCCGCGCCACGCCCGCGCTCTGGGAGCCCTTTCGCGACAGCGCCCTGCGCCAGGGCGTGATGGTCACCGACATCACCGGCTACGGCCCCTACGGCTGGGCCACCACCACGCCGGTCAAGACCCTGGCCGATGCCGGCAAGGTCAACTTCCGCATCGCCGAGGCGCCGGTCAACACCGATATCTATCGCGCCTGGGGCTTCAAGTTCACCGTCATGCCTTGGCCCGACGTGCCCCAGGCCCTGCAGACCGGGGTGATCAACGGCCTCGACCACACCCCCATCGTCTGCAACCTGACCAAGAAGTTCGACATCGCCAAGCATTTCACCCAGGTCAACTACGCCCAGGGGCTCTTCGTGCATCTGATGAACAAGCGCTGGTTCGACGGGCTGCCGCCCGAGCTGCAGAAGGTGCTGATCGAAACCATCGAGGAGGAAAGCGCCGCCTCGCGCGTCGCCACCCGCCGTCAGCAGGAGGAGCAGATCGAGGCCGCCAAGGCCAACGGCGTCACCTTCTATCCCCTTGCCGACGAGGACCGCGAACAGTTGATCAAGCAGGCCGAGCCGGTGCTGGCCAAATGGGGCGAGCGCATCGGCGCCGACTATCTGCAAACCGTTCGCGATACCCTGGGCGACTAAGCCCTTTCGATCTTTACCCCTCAATGAAAAAAGGCCGGCCGCCTGCGGGCGCCGGCCCTTTTTTGCCAAGGCCATGTGGAAAAAAACCGCCCGAGTCATCGATAGGACCCTCGCCTTCGTCGAGGAGTGGAGCCTGTTTCTCGCCGTGATGCTGGCCTTGGTCGCCGCCCTGGCCAACGTCTTTCTGCGCAAGTTCACCCACGTCAATCTGTTCTGGTCCGACGAGGTGGTGCGCAAGGTGATCTTCTTCACCACCTACGTCGGGGCCAGCGCCGCGGTGCGCAGCCGCTCCCTGATCCGCATCGACGCCCTGCCGCAGCTCTTTCCCCTGTTCAAGCGCGGCGTGACCCTGCTCAGCCATCTGGCGGCGCTGTTCTTCGCCGGGCTCATGGTGTGGCTCGGCTGGCGGATGACGGCCATGGTCCATGCCGATGAATTCGCCCTGACCTCCACCCTGCGCATTCCCGAGTGGAAATTCTACGCGGTGCTGCCGGTGATCGGCGTGCTCATGTTCATCCGCACCCTGATCGTCATGGTGGAAGACTGGCAGGGGGGCCCCTCGGGGGATTAGGCCGTCATGGAAGCCAGTTATTTCATCATTCTCGCCCTGTTGCTCGGCTGTCTCGCCGCCACGGTGCCGGTGTTCATGGCGCTGTTCTTCACCGGCCTGTTCGGCTTGACCTTCATCGCCGGCATCGATCCCCTGGTGGCGGTGGAAGTGCTCTACCGCAGCATGGATAAGTTCGCGCTGATCGTCGTGCTGTTTTTCGTGCTGTGCGGCAACATCATGACCACCGGCACCATCGTGCAGAAGCTGGTCAAGACCGCCAACGTGCTGGTCGGCTTCCTGCCCGGCGGCCTGGCCATGGCGGGGATTCTCGCCTGCGGCTTTTTCGGCGCCATTTCCGGCTCGACCGTGGCCACCGTGGTCGCCATCGGCGGCTTTATGATCCCGGCCCTGGTGCAGCACGGCTACCAGGAGCGCTTCAGTGTCGGCGTCATGACCACCGCGCCGATTCTCGGCGTGATCATCCCGCCCTCCATCGCCATGATCCTCTATGCCATGGTCACCAACGATTCCCTCGAAGCCCTGTTTCTCACGGGCTTCATTCCGGGATTCATGATCATGGGCGCCATGTCGCTCTATGCCTGGCTGGTCTGTCGCCGCCAGGGCGTGCCGACGCAGCCCAAGCCGACCCTGCGCGAGGTCGCGGCGGTGCTGCGCGAGAGCATCTGGGCGCTGCTGCTGCCGGTGCTGATCTTCGGCGGTATCTATTCGGGCTTTTTCACCGCCAACGAAGCGGCGGTGGTGGCCTGCTTCTACGCCTTCTTCGTCGAGCTGGTGATTCACCGCGACATGAAATTTCGCGACGTGAAGAAGGTGGTGGTGTCCTCGGCGGTGACCTCGGCCACCCTGCTGGTGATCGTCGCCGGCGCGTCGGTGTTCGGCGAGTATCTGACCTTCGAGCAGATTCCCACCAAGATCGCCGACGCCGTGGTGTCCAACATCTCCTCCCAGTGGGTGTTTCTGCTGGCGGTGAATCTGCTGCTGCTGGTCATCGGCATGTTCATGGACATCATCTCCGCCACCCTCATCCTCACCCCCATCTTTCTGCCCCTGCTCAAGCAGTTCGGCGTCGACACCCTGCATTTCGGCCTGCTCATGACCATCAACCTCGGCATCGGTTACTGCACGCCGCCCCTCGGGGTGAGCCTCTACATTTCCGGCGCCATGGTCGACAAGGGCGTGCTCTACGTGTCGCGCGCGGTGCTGCCCTTCGTGCTCATTCAGCTGGCGATCTTGCTGCTGCTCACCTTCTGGCCCGACGCGGTGCTGCTGCTGCCGCGCTGGTTCTACGGCTACGGCGGCTGAGTTTTAGGAGAAACGGGATGGAACTTAAAATTCTGCTGCCCCTCGACGATTCGGACACCTCGAAGCGCACCCTGGCCTACGTTCTCGCCAACCGCGAGCGCTTCACCCCGCCCCTGACGCTGCTGCACGTGGTGAGCATCGACAAGCTCGCCTACCGCATGATCCCCGATTTTCAGATGGACATGGTGCGTGAGCGCGCCCGCGCCACCGGCGAGCAATTCCTGCAAAAAACCAAGGAGCGTCTCGCCGCAGCCGGCCTCGACGTGGTGCCGCGCCTTGAAGTGGGCAACCCCCGCGAGCTGATTCCGCGCATCGCCAACAGCGAAGGCTTCCAACTGCTGGTCATCGGCCGCGGCCACATGGGCGAGATTCGCGACGTGCTGTTCGGCTCCGTGGCCAATCACGTCGTCCATCAGGTGCGCTGTCCGGTGCTTTTGATTTGAGTTTTGCTTTATACTTGGCTGACAAGACAAGGAGGACGACATGAGTGACCTCTGGATTCTGCTCGGCGTGGTTGCCGTCTGGTTCGTGCTCAACCGCTGGATTCTGCCGCGTCTCGGCGTGACCACCTGACTGTCCTCCGACTGCTCTCCCGGGGGGAGGGCCAAGAAAAAGAAAATTGAAGAAGACTGAAATCAAGAGGGGCGGCCGCAAGGCGCCCCTCCTTGCTTTAGAGATACGGCGAAAACAGCTTGAAAAAGCAGGTGTAGAGCCGCCGCGGCAGACTGCGACCGTCGATTTCGGCGAGGCTCAGGTGGTGGGAGCGGGGGATGATCTCGTCGCAGTGGGCGAGAAGTTCGGCGACAAGCGGGCGGCTGTAGACTTCGAGGCAGAATTCGAAGTTGAGGCGGATGCTGCGCGGATCGACGTTGGCCGAGCCGATCAGGGCGAATTCGTCGTCGACCAGCAGCAGCTTGCTGTGCACGAAGGGCGGCGGCATGAGGTAGATGTTGATGCCGTAGCGCACCAGTTCCCAGAAATAGGCTTCCGAGGCCCAGGCGACAAAGGGCAGGTTGTTCTTGCTGGGCAACAGGATGTCCACTTTGACCCCGCGCAGGCCGGCGGCGTTGATGGCCGAAATGAGGGCGCGGTTGGGGATGAAGTAGGGCGTCATGATGCAGATGCGCTTGCGCGCGCTGTTGAGGGCGCCGACGATGATCCAGTGGAGGTTCTCGTAGTCCTCGTTGGGACCGGAGCTGATGCCGCGGCAGAAGGCGTTGCCGTCCTCCAGGGGCTGGGGCAGCCGATTCATCATCAGCCGCTCCTTGGTGCAAAAGCCCCAGTCCTCCATGAAGGCTTCCTGCAGATGGGCGACGACGGGGCCTTGCACCTGGAAGTGGATGTCGATGACGCGCTGGGGATTGTCGGTCCGGGCGGCGAGGTGACGGTCGCCGATGTTCATGCCGCCGGTAAACCCGAGCAGATCATCGACGATGAGCAGCTTGCGGTGATTGCGCAGATTGAAGTAAATGCCGTGCCGCGGCAGGGAGGGCGGCAGAAATTGCGCCACGCGCACCTTGGAACCGCGCAGCAGGCGTCGGGCGGTGGGAAAGGAATAATGCTCGCCCAGGGCGTCGACGAGAACGCGCACCTCGACACCCCGCTCGGCGGCTTCCATGAGGGCGGCGATGAAATCGCGCCCGCGTTGGTTGGTTTCAAAGATATAGGTGGACAGATGCACGGTTTCGCGGGCTTCGCGGATGGCGGCGAGCATGCGGGGATAGGCCTGCTCGCCGTTGTGCAGGATGTCGATGCGGTTGCCGGGGATCAGGGGGCGGCGCGTGACATGATCGGAGAGACTCAGCAGCGCGGAGAAATTTTCCTGACGAAAGGGCAGGCTGGCCGAGAAATCCGCCGACCAGGAACAGACCTCGGGATCGACCCAGGGCAGGCCCTCGCCGCGGCTTTGCCAGTCGCGGGCGCGGATGCGGATGCGGTTGACGCCGAACACCCAGTAGATGAGCGGGCCGAAGCCGGGAACGGCGAGACAGGCGACGATCCAGCCCAGGGCGGCGCGCGGATCGAGCTTGTTGAGCAGGGCGTGACCGGCGCTGAAGACTCCGACGGCAGTCAGAGCGAGCCAGAAAAGAGTGGTCAGCACTTGGCCCCCTGTGGCACGAAAGGGCACCGGGCCTCAAGGAGCGGCCCGGTGCCGGCGAATGAATCTCCGAAGGGTTAGAGCGGTAAAATAAAGTTTTTCAATAATACCAAAGGTTTTACCGGCGTCTACAGCTTTTTTTTCAGCGGCGCAGGCTGGTCGCGCAGCGCGGGCAGGTGAGCATGCTGGTCGAGGGAACCCGGTGTCCGCAGGAGGGGCACTGGAAGAAATACTTGCAGTATTTGCACTGGATTTCGGCAAGGCCTTGACGCTTCCTGCATTTGGGGCAGATGCGATACATCTTGCGCTTGTCGATATAGTCGAGAAACACCAGGCCGCAGCGTGGACAGGTGTCGATTTCGCGACTGCTGATCTTGGTTTCGCAGTTGGGATTGGGGCAGACGAAAACGGCTTTGCAGCCGCTGCACCAGTATTTGCCTTTTTTGAGCTCTTTGCAGACGGGACACTTATCCATGATGAACCACCTTTTCGAGGAAAGATCTTGTCTCAGGCATGTCGCCCCGCCGGGAACCCGGACCCTAAAAAAAAAACCGGGTCCCTCCGGGACCCGGTTCAGGGTGCGCTGCGGTTGGGAATCAGTCGATTTTCTGGAAGGCGTTCTTACCGGCGCCGCACACCTCGCAGGGTCCGGTCGGTTCTCCTTCGAGGGTGTGTCCGCAAACCTGGCACACGTAGTAGTCGACTTGGGCGTTCTTGCCCAGGCTCTCGAGGGCCTTCTGGTAGAGGCCGGCGTGGACCTTCTCGACGACGTTGGCGAACTTGAAGCTGCGCAGGGCCTCGGTGAAGCCCTCCTGCTCGGCCTCGACGATCATCCGCGGGTACATGTCCATGAACTCGTGGGTCTCGCCGCCGATGGCCTCGCGCAGGTTGTCGGCGGTGGCGCCGATGCCCTTGAGGGCGCGCAGATGGGCATGGGCGTGGACGGTTTCGGCGGCCGCAGCGGCGCGAAACAGCTTGGCCACCTGCGGGAATCCGTCGAGATCGGCCTTCTTGGCGAAGGCCAGGTATTTGCGGTTGGCCTGGGATTCTCCGGCAAAGGCTTCCTTGAGATTTTTTTCGGTTTTGCTTCCGGCGAGCTCAGCCATGAACAGGTATCCTTCCCCTTGAATTTGATTTCGTCATCGGGCAAGCCGTGGGTCTAACGATAACTTGCCCATTTTAACCATCGGGGCGCCCTTGTCAATCGGGATCGGCCCGTTGTCGCGCGCGCCGGCTTTTCGCGCCCCGGGGATCAGTCGCGAGAAACGTTTCCGATGAGGTTGTCGAGCAGTTCGAGATGGCGTTCCTCGATGGCGAGGATGTGGCGCAGAATCTGGGCGAGGGAATCAAGACCGAGGGCCTCGGCCTGCACGATGCGACTCTGGTAGCGCACAATGGCGTCCTGTTCGCCCTTGCGATCCTGGGCGAGCAGCGCCAAAGGCTTTTCGCTGGTGCGGGCGCGCGGCGAATGAACATCGGGCCGTCCGCCGAGCAGGCGAATCTGTTCGGCCAGGATCAGGGCGTGCGCCAGCTCATCGCCGGCCAGATTTTGCAGGTGCTCGCCCAGGGTAACGGCCCGTGGATTGAGCATGCCGAAGTGCTGGGTATATTGGATGACCGCCATGTATTC encodes:
- a CDS encoding TRAP transporter substrate-binding protein, with translation MLKNAVLIGLSLLVSLATLVPLASAQDDPLAAWRPAFDPSGAQYTYILSNIDHPAIAGIGVGYRIRDKVWERSEGRLYVDFRPLAQLGGERDVLQKLRLGAIHGMMCSSVAAANLSPRLGIVNLPFVIETFEKLEKFRNTPELFDEFAAAAHAQGVTVVDFTSYGPYGWATTTPVASLADAGKVNFRIAEAPVNTDLYRAWGFKFTVMPWPDVHQALQTGVINGLDHTLIVCSITRKFDVARYFTPLNYAQGLYIHMINRRWLEQLPEDLRKILVETIQEESAEARRLGRIQIEEETARAREAGVTFVEFPAAERERLKEMAAPVYEKWSERIGSDYFEKVRARLGD
- a CDS encoding TRAP transporter substrate-binding protein, producing the protein MKKLSAAVLAVVMLALAPALAQAQDDPLAAWRPAFDPSGAKYTYILSNVSHPGIEGIGVGYRIRDKVWERSNGQLYVDFRPLAQLGGERDVLQKLRLGAVQGMLCSSVAAANLADQLGVVNLPYVVDTFDKLDKFRATPALWEPFRDSALRQGVMVTDITGYGPYGWATTTPVKTLADAGKVNFRIAEAPVNTDIYRAWGFKFTVMPWPDVPQALQTGVINGLDHTPIVCNLTKKFDIAKHFTQVNYAQGLFVHLMNKRWFDGLPPELQKVLIETIEEESAASRVATRRQQEEQIEAAKANGVTFYPLADEDREQLIKQAEPVLAKWGERIGADYLQTVRDTLGD
- a CDS encoding TRAP transporter small permease — encoded protein: MWKKTARVIDRTLAFVEEWSLFLAVMLALVAALANVFLRKFTHVNLFWSDEVVRKVIFFTTYVGASAAVRSRSLIRIDALPQLFPLFKRGVTLLSHLAALFFAGLMVWLGWRMTAMVHADEFALTSTLRIPEWKFYAVLPVIGVLMFIRTLIVMVEDWQGGPSGD
- a CDS encoding TRAP transporter large permease, which gives rise to MEASYFIILALLLGCLAATVPVFMALFFTGLFGLTFIAGIDPLVAVEVLYRSMDKFALIVVLFFVLCGNIMTTGTIVQKLVKTANVLVGFLPGGLAMAGILACGFFGAISGSTVATVVAIGGFMIPALVQHGYQERFSVGVMTTAPILGVIIPPSIAMILYAMVTNDSLEALFLTGFIPGFMIMGAMSLYAWLVCRRQGVPTQPKPTLREVAAVLRESIWALLLPVLIFGGIYSGFFTANEAAVVACFYAFFVELVIHRDMKFRDVKKVVVSSAVTSATLLVIVAGASVFGEYLTFEQIPTKIADAVVSNISSQWVFLLAVNLLLLVIGMFMDIISATLILTPIFLPLLKQFGVDTLHFGLLMTINLGIGYCTPPLGVSLYISGAMVDKGVLYVSRAVLPFVLIQLAILLLLTFWPDAVLLLPRWFYGYGG
- a CDS encoding universal stress protein produces the protein MELKILLPLDDSDTSKRTLAYVLANRERFTPPLTLLHVVSIDKLAYRMIPDFQMDMVRERARATGEQFLQKTKERLAAAGLDVVPRLEVGNPRELIPRIANSEGFQLLVIGRGHMGEIRDVLFGSVANHVVHQVRCPVLLI
- the cls gene encoding cardiolipin synthase, giving the protein MLTTLFWLALTAVGVFSAGHALLNKLDPRAALGWIVACLAVPGFGPLIYWVFGVNRIRIRARDWQSRGEGLPWVDPEVCSWSADFSASLPFRQENFSALLSLSDHVTRRPLIPGNRIDILHNGEQAYPRMLAAIREARETVHLSTYIFETNQRGRDFIAALMEAAERGVEVRVLVDALGEHYSFPTARRLLRGSKVRVAQFLPPSLPRHGIYFNLRNHRKLLIVDDLLGFTGGMNIGDRHLAARTDNPQRVIDIHFQVQGPVVAHLQEAFMEDWGFCTKERLMMNRLPQPLEDGNAFCRGISSGPNEDYENLHWIIVGALNSARKRICIMTPYFIPNRALISAINAAGLRGVKVDILLPSKNNLPFVAWASEAYFWELVRYGINIYLMPPPFVHSKLLLVDDEFALIGSANVDPRSIRLNFEFCLEVYSRPLVAELLAHCDEIIPRSHHLSLAEIDGRSLPRRLYTCFFKLFSPYL